One segment of Brassica napus cultivar Da-Ae chromosome C3, Da-Ae, whole genome shotgun sequence DNA contains the following:
- the LOC106388798 gene encoding pentatricopeptide repeat-containing protein At4g01990, mitochondrial-like produces MMAMYSASRLARRFCATLASAPAAIVGEAAAAVSTRKAAKKHRSVYKKLSNLGSRGGKMEETLNKLTMEGIPIIKHDLVRYAKDLRKNRLPQRALEVFEWMEKKEIAFTGSDHAIRLDLIAKTKGLEAAESYFNTLDPSSKNRSSYGSLLNCYCVERNEDKAKSHFNEMVDLNLVTNSLPFNNLMAMYLRLGQYDKVPSLVLEMKEKNIPPCAITYSMWIQSCGSLNDLDGVEKVVEEMKDDSSWDTFANLASIYAKAGLYSKAEAALKSLEEKMNPHKRDSYHFLISLYAGISNPSEVYRVWELLKKAHPNVNNSSSLAMIQALSRLNDFDGIKKVFKEWESTCWTYDMRVANVMISSYLKENMYEEAEAVFDGAVKKCKGQLSKARQLLMMYLLKNDQADLALKHLEAAVLDQDKNWSWSSELICSFFLHFEKSKDVDGAEELCKTLAKWSPLGSESYTLLLKTYVAAERACNGMQKRLEEEGIEIDDEMEGLLSKICT; encoded by the exons tgctgtttctaCTCGGAAGGCGGCGAAGAAGCATCGCTCGGTAtacaagaaactctcaaacctAGGCTCGAGGGGAGGAAAAATGGAAGAAACGCTGAATAAGCTCACCATGGAAGGTATCCCTATCATAAAACACGACCTTGTTCGCTACGCCAAGGATCTCCGCAAGAATCGTCTGCCTCAACGTGCTCTCGAG GTCTTTGAGTGGATGGAGAAAAAGGAAATCGCTTTCACCGGCAGCGACCACGCGATTCGCTTAGATCTTATCGCAAAGACCAAAGGCTTAGAAGCAGCTGAAAGCTACTTCAACACTCTAGACCCGTCTTCCAAGAACCGTTCGAGCTACGGCTCCCTCCTGAACTGCTACTGCGTGGAACGCAATGAAGACAAAGCAAAGTCACATTTTAACGAAATGGTTGATCTCAATCTCGTTACCAACTCTTTACCCTTTAACAACCTCATGGCCATGTACTTGCGGCTAGGTCAGTACGACAAGGTACCATCACTGGTTCTTGAAATGAAGGAGAAGAATATTCCCCCTTGTGCTATTACGTACTCCATGTGGATACAAAGCTGTGGAAGCTTAAACGACTTGGACGGTGTGGAGAAAGTTGTAGAGGAGATGAAAGATGATTCCTCGTGGGATACATTCGCTAATCTAGCATCGATCTATGCTAAAGCTGGTCTCTACAGTAAAGCAGAAGCAGCGTTGAAGTCTTTGGAGGAGAAGATGAATCCTCACAAGCGTGACTCGTATCATTTCCTCATTAGTTTGTACGCTGGAATCTCTAATCCTTCCGAGGTTTATCGAGTTTGGGAGTTGCTTAAGAAGGCTCACCCTAACGTCAACAACTCGAGTTCTCTTGCGATGATCCAAGCGCTGAGTAGACTCAATGACTTTGATGGAATCAAGAAGGTATTTAAAGAGTGGGAATCGACTTGCTGGACTTACGATATGAGGGTGGCTAATGTGATGATTAGCAGCTACTTGAAAGAGAACATGTACGAAGAAGCTGAGGCTGTTTTCGACGGTGCTGTGAAGAAGTGTAAAGGTCAGCTTTCGAAGGCGAGGCAGCTTTTGATGATGTACCTGTTGAAGAATGATCAGGCGGATTTGGCTTTGAAGCATTTGGAAGCGGCTGTTTTGGATCAAGACAAGAACTGGAGTTGGAGCTCGGAGCTGATCTGTTCGTTCTTTCTCCACTTTGAGAAGTCCAAAGACGTTGATGGAGCGGAAGAGTTGTGCAAAACATTGGCGAAGTGGAGTCCTTTAGGTTCTGAAAGTTATACTCTTCTTTTAAAGACTTACGTAGCTGCAGAGAGAGCTTGTAACGGTATGCAAAAGAGGTTGGAGGAAGAAGGGATCGAAATAGACGATGAGATGGAAGGTTTGCTTAGCAAGATTTGCACTTGA